One Streptomyces sp. NBC_01217 genomic region harbors:
- a CDS encoding CGNR zinc finger domain-containing protein, producing MELAYYSDYAVRLVNTEEPARNKDSLSSVEAVRELFGANGQAARRATDADVTRFRSVRARLRSVFEAADGGDETLAVDLLNSLLLEFPVSPQISGHDLRDEDGKPDWHMHLADHPSNATAGYAAIAAMGLAFHLTSYGVDRLGLCEAAPCRNAYLDTSTNRSRRYCSDRCATRANVAAYRARKRLETERAAVTGRSAETAQATTPSTER from the coding sequence GTGGAACTGGCCTATTACTCGGACTACGCCGTGCGTCTGGTCAACACCGAGGAGCCGGCCCGCAACAAGGACTCCCTCAGCTCCGTCGAGGCGGTCCGCGAGCTGTTCGGCGCCAACGGCCAGGCGGCCCGGCGGGCGACCGACGCGGATGTGACCCGCTTCCGGTCCGTACGGGCACGGCTGCGCTCGGTCTTCGAGGCGGCCGACGGCGGTGACGAGACACTTGCCGTCGACCTGCTCAACTCACTGCTGCTGGAGTTCCCGGTCAGCCCGCAGATCTCCGGGCACGACCTCCGAGACGAGGACGGCAAGCCGGACTGGCACATGCACCTGGCCGACCACCCGTCGAACGCGACGGCCGGGTACGCCGCCATCGCGGCGATGGGTCTCGCCTTCCATCTCACCTCGTACGGCGTGGACCGGCTCGGCCTGTGCGAGGCGGCGCCCTGCCGCAACGCCTACCTCGACACCTCGACCAACCGCTCCCGCCGCTACTGCTCGGACCGCTGCGCGACCCGCGCCAACGTGGCGGCCTACCGGGCCCGCAAGCGCCTGGAGACGGAGCGCGCCGCCGTCACGGGCCGCAGCGCGGAGACCGCCCAGGCCACCACTCCCAGTACCGAGCGCTGA
- a CDS encoding ABC transporter substrate-binding protein — translation MTASTTRRTAAKSRIAAVGAIAVAGTMLLTACGDQTDSDSTKSDSSTKSTAPLFDKLPADIQKAGVIKVGTDATYAPMEFKQGDKIVGVDPDIAAALSKQLGVKIEFTSGTFDTLLGALPTGRYNAVMSAMSDTKARQEGLDDKGKKTGTGVDFVDYFTASTGILVKKGNPEGIKSLDDLCGKKLAVQRGTTYEQAAKDLSAKCAKDGKAKISIEAFSSDSEAQTRVKSGGAVADLNDSPVAAYIAKTAGGGNDFEAIANESDAGPFGIAVDKKNTQLRDALKDALDAIIADGTYKAALDKWGAADGAVTAAAVNGGS, via the coding sequence ATGACCGCAAGCACCACACGTCGTACGGCCGCAAAGTCCCGGATTGCAGCGGTCGGCGCCATCGCGGTCGCCGGCACCATGCTGCTGACCGCCTGCGGCGACCAGACCGACTCGGACAGCACGAAGTCGGACAGCAGCACCAAGAGCACCGCCCCCCTCTTCGACAAGCTGCCGGCGGACATCCAGAAGGCCGGCGTCATCAAGGTCGGCACGGACGCCACGTACGCTCCGATGGAGTTCAAGCAGGGGGACAAGATCGTCGGGGTCGACCCCGACATCGCCGCGGCCCTCAGCAAGCAGCTCGGTGTGAAGATCGAGTTCACGTCGGGCACCTTCGACACGCTGCTCGGCGCGCTGCCCACCGGCCGCTACAACGCCGTCATGTCCGCCATGAGCGACACCAAGGCCCGTCAGGAGGGCCTGGACGACAAGGGCAAGAAGACCGGCACCGGTGTCGACTTCGTCGACTACTTCACCGCCAGCACCGGCATCCTGGTGAAGAAGGGCAACCCCGAGGGCATCAAGTCGCTCGACGACCTCTGTGGCAAGAAGCTCGCCGTCCAGCGCGGCACGACGTATGAGCAGGCCGCCAAGGACCTCTCGGCCAAGTGCGCCAAGGACGGCAAGGCGAAGATCTCCATCGAGGCCTTCTCCAGCGACTCCGAGGCCCAGACCCGAGTCAAGTCCGGCGGCGCCGTCGCCGACCTGAACGACTCCCCGGTCGCCGCCTACATCGCCAAGACCGCGGGCGGCGGCAACGACTTCGAGGCCATCGCCAACGAGTCGGACGCCGGACCGTTCGGCATCGCCGTGGACAAGAAGAACACGCAGCTCCGTGACGCTCTCAAGGACGCCCTGGACGCGATCATCGCCGACGGCACCTACAAGGCCGCTCTCGACAAGTGGGGCGCCGCCGACGGCGCTGTCACCGCAGCAGCCGTCAACGGCGGCAGCTGA
- a CDS encoding class I SAM-dependent methyltransferase: MGFCGSRVLHGRSLVAETTTGTDWAAWQESWDRQQEWYMPDREERFRVMLDMVEALVGPRPRVLDLACGTGSITDRLLKRFPEATSTGVDLDPALLAIARGHFDGDDRATFVTADLKDPDWTGQLPHDSYDAVLTATALHWLHAEPLTALYGRIGGLVRDGGVFMNADHMIDTETPRINAAERAHRHATMDRAKEAGALDWADWWALAAKDPVLAGPTAERYKIYGEHADGDMPSARWHADTLRKAGFGEARAVWASPSDTLVLAVK, translated from the coding sequence ATGGGCTTTTGCGGTTCCAGGGTATTACATGGGAGGTCCCTCGTGGCGGAGACAACGACAGGAACTGACTGGGCGGCCTGGCAGGAGAGCTGGGACCGGCAGCAGGAGTGGTACATGCCCGACCGCGAGGAACGGTTCCGGGTGATGCTGGACATGGTCGAGGCCCTGGTGGGGCCCCGGCCGAGAGTGCTCGATCTCGCATGCGGTACGGGAAGTATTACGGACCGGCTCCTCAAGCGGTTCCCGGAGGCCACCAGCACGGGCGTCGACCTCGACCCGGCGCTCCTCGCCATCGCCCGCGGCCACTTCGACGGCGACGACCGTGCCACCTTCGTCACCGCCGACCTCAAGGACCCGGACTGGACAGGGCAGTTGCCGCACGACTCGTACGACGCCGTCCTCACCGCGACCGCCCTGCACTGGCTGCACGCCGAACCGCTCACCGCGCTCTACGGGCGCATCGGCGGGCTCGTCAGGGACGGGGGGGTGTTCATGAACGCCGACCACATGATCGACACCGAGACCCCCCGTATCAACGCAGCCGAACGCGCCCACCGGCACGCGACCATGGACCGCGCCAAGGAAGCGGGCGCTCTCGACTGGGCGGACTGGTGGGCCCTCGCCGCCAAGGACCCGGTCCTCGCCGGGCCGACCGCCGAGCGGTACAAGATCTACGGCGAGCACGCGGACGGCGACATGCCGTCCGCGCGGTGGCACGCCGACACCCTGCGCAAGGCGGGTTTCGGTGAGGCAAGGGCCGTCTGGGCGTCTCCCTCGGACACTCTGGTACTCGCGGTGAAGTAG
- a CDS encoding LysR family transcriptional regulator, with the protein MDTEAVRSFVRAAELGQLRYAADELGVTQQAVSKRIATLERELDVRLFTRTARGVELTLDGQAFLPHARNIITGVDRAITAIRPGSRALRIDVLGLRSAQAVVLHDYWRSHPETDLDVVTLRVNDPHVAVTAVQAGDIDASFRSVTDPATLPRDVQMIHAFDSPLELLIGPRHPLAFARTLTPSQLRKHRIWVPGIAPRSEWAEFYDQLATDFDLRIDAAGPNFGNEVLLDILADSADVATLVGSRDRYIWPTNYDLRRIPIVNPTLAYPLSLILPRANPHPGLRAVINHFGNLAPLPEAVWHPSWATTPRGSA; encoded by the coding sequence ATGGATACCGAGGCGGTGCGATCGTTCGTCCGCGCGGCCGAGCTCGGACAGCTGCGATACGCGGCCGACGAACTCGGCGTAACGCAACAGGCCGTGTCGAAGCGGATCGCAACCCTTGAGCGCGAACTCGACGTCCGGTTGTTCACCCGTACCGCCCGAGGGGTCGAGCTGACACTCGACGGCCAGGCTTTCCTCCCGCACGCCCGGAACATCATCACGGGTGTCGATCGCGCCATCACCGCGATCAGACCGGGCTCGCGGGCCCTTCGGATCGACGTTCTCGGCCTGCGATCCGCGCAGGCCGTCGTCCTGCACGACTATTGGCGGTCGCATCCCGAAACCGACCTCGACGTGGTGACCCTCAGGGTCAACGACCCGCACGTGGCGGTCACCGCCGTCCAAGCAGGCGATATCGACGCGTCGTTCCGCTCGGTCACCGACCCGGCCACACTGCCGCGCGACGTGCAGATGATCCACGCCTTCGACTCTCCACTGGAACTCCTCATCGGCCCGAGACACCCGCTCGCCTTCGCACGAACACTGACACCCTCCCAGCTGCGCAAGCACCGGATCTGGGTGCCGGGTATCGCGCCGCGAAGCGAATGGGCGGAGTTCTACGATCAGCTCGCCACCGACTTCGACCTCCGCATCGACGCCGCGGGCCCGAACTTCGGCAACGAGGTACTCCTCGACATCCTCGCGGACTCCGCGGACGTGGCAACCCTCGTGGGCTCGCGCGACCGGTACATCTGGCCGACGAACTACGACCTGCGCCGCATCCCGATCGTGAATCCGACGCTCGCATACCCGCTCTCGCTCATCCTCCCCCGAGCGAATCCACACCCAGGACTCCGCGCAGTCATCAACCACTTCGGAAACCTGGCCCCGCTCCCCGAGGCGGTCTGGCACCCATCCTGGGCAACGACACCACGCGGCAGCGCGTGA
- a CDS encoding SigE family RNA polymerase sigma factor translates to MRIDDDAALHAFVEGRRTALFRSAYLLCGDRHEAEDLVQATLVKVVLGGRRHGRLDNIEAYARKTLVNTFIAARRRFWRREQSYGELPERAGHAPDTDTGLAVRAALARLTAKQRAVLVLRYWEDLSVEATAQLLGMRENTVKSHAARGLAALRAEMAEEFV, encoded by the coding sequence ATGCGGATCGATGACGATGCCGCGCTGCACGCCTTCGTCGAGGGCAGACGCACCGCACTGTTCCGCAGCGCGTACCTGCTCTGCGGCGACCGGCACGAGGCCGAGGACCTGGTCCAGGCCACGCTGGTCAAAGTGGTGCTCGGCGGACGGCGGCACGGGCGGCTCGACAACATCGAGGCGTACGCACGCAAGACCCTGGTCAACACCTTCATCGCGGCCCGCCGCCGGTTCTGGCGGCGCGAACAGTCGTACGGCGAACTGCCCGAGCGCGCGGGCCATGCGCCCGACACGGACACCGGCCTCGCGGTGCGGGCGGCCCTCGCCCGGCTCACGGCCAAGCAGCGAGCCGTACTGGTGCTGCGCTACTGGGAGGACCTGAGCGTCGAGGCCACGGCCCAGCTGCTCGGGATGCGGGAGAACACGGTCAAGAGCCACGCGGCTCGGGGGTTGGCGGCGCTGCGCGCCGAAATGGCAGAGGAATTCGTATGA
- the sodN gene encoding superoxide dismutase, Ni, translating to MLSRLFAPKVKVSAHCDLPCGVYDPAQARIEAESVKAVQEKYQANEDPHFRARAVVIKEQRAELAKHHVSVLWSDYFKPPHFEKYPELHQLVNDALKALSAAKASTDPATGQKALDYIAEIDKIFWETKKA from the coding sequence ATGCTTTCCCGCCTGTTTGCCCCCAAGGTGAAGGTCAGCGCCCACTGCGACCTGCCCTGCGGCGTGTACGACCCGGCCCAGGCCCGCATCGAGGCGGAGTCCGTCAAGGCCGTCCAGGAGAAGTACCAGGCCAACGAGGACCCGCACTTCCGGGCCCGCGCAGTGGTCATCAAGGAGCAGCGCGCCGAGCTCGCCAAGCACCACGTCTCGGTGCTGTGGAGCGACTACTTCAAGCCCCCGCACTTCGAGAAGTACCCGGAGCTGCACCAGCTGGTCAACGACGCCCTGAAGGCGCTGTCGGCCGCCAAGGCCTCCACGGACCCGGCGACGGGCCAGAAGGCTCTGGACTACATCGCCGAGATCGACAAGATCTTCTGGGAGACCAAGAAGGCCTGA
- a CDS encoding amino acid ABC transporter ATP-binding protein: MVKAEGVHKSFGAAHILKGIDLEVAPREVFCLIGPSGSGKSTFLRCINHLEQINAGRLYVDGELVGYRQKGDKLYELKDSEVALKRRDIGMVFQRFNLFPHMTAIENVMEAPVQVKGESRAVARARAERLLDRVGLADKAKNYPSQLSGGQQQRVAIARALAMEPKLMLFDEPTSALDPELVGDVLDVMRGLAEDGMTMIVVTHEMGFAREVGDALVFMDDGVVVESGHPRDVLTNPQHDRTKSFLSKVL; encoded by the coding sequence ATGGTGAAGGCCGAGGGCGTCCACAAGTCCTTCGGCGCCGCGCACATCCTCAAGGGCATCGACCTGGAGGTCGCCCCGCGTGAGGTCTTCTGTCTGATCGGCCCGTCCGGTTCCGGCAAGTCGACCTTCCTGCGGTGCATCAACCACCTGGAGCAGATCAACGCCGGCCGGCTGTACGTCGACGGCGAGCTGGTGGGTTACCGCCAGAAGGGCGACAAGCTCTACGAGCTCAAGGACAGCGAGGTCGCCCTGAAGCGCCGGGACATCGGCATGGTCTTCCAGCGCTTCAACCTCTTCCCCCACATGACGGCGATCGAGAACGTCATGGAGGCCCCGGTCCAGGTCAAGGGCGAGTCGAGGGCCGTCGCAAGGGCCAGGGCCGAGCGGCTGCTGGACCGGGTGGGCCTCGCCGACAAGGCGAAGAACTACCCCTCCCAGCTCTCCGGCGGCCAGCAGCAGCGCGTGGCGATCGCCCGCGCCCTGGCCATGGAGCCGAAGCTGATGCTCTTCGACGAGCCGACATCGGCACTCGACCCGGAGCTGGTGGGAGATGTCCTGGACGTCATGCGCGGTCTCGCGGAGGACGGCATGACGATGATCGTCGTGACCCACGAGATGGGATTCGCGCGTGAGGTCGGCGATGCGCTGGTCTTCATGGACGACGGCGTGGTGGTCGAGTCCGGCCACCCGCGCGACGTACTGACGAACCCGCAGCACGACCGGACGAAGTCGTTCCTGTCAAAGGTGCTCTGA
- a CDS encoding IS30 family transposase, with product MEYDRLRASGVRQREAAALVGVHERTARDWDRGIRKSNGARLHPDGRRIDYKTGVTTTSAASREPSVAAVEAELHHRFLTVAERELIADLRREGQSLRAIGRALSRPASTVKREIDAHSVEGVYQPHRAQRAWAKSRPRPKASKLATDGPLRDYVAHKLQQQWSPEQICHALVTEFPDDESMRVSPETIYQAIYVQARGGLRREVAAALRTGRTRRKPHRSPDQRTRRFVDEMVMISERPPEVADRAVPGHWEGDLIVGTRNESAIVTLVERSTRYVMLGHLPGGHTAEEVRDVLVPLIQTLPEHLRGSLTWDQGCEMAAHKQFTVSTGVPVYFCDPHSPWQRGSNENTNGLLRQYFPKGTDLSVHSPEDLEHVAQQLNGRPRKTLGWKTPAERLRDLLTTT from the coding sequence GTGGAGTACGACAGGCTTCGCGCGTCCGGGGTCCGGCAGCGGGAGGCCGCGGCACTGGTCGGGGTCCATGAACGCACTGCGCGGGACTGGGACCGTGGTATCAGGAAGAGCAACGGCGCGCGCCTGCACCCGGACGGGCGCCGGATCGATTACAAGACCGGTGTGACAACCACCAGTGCCGCATCGCGGGAGCCGTCCGTTGCGGCGGTCGAGGCCGAGCTGCACCACCGGTTCCTGACGGTGGCGGAGCGGGAGTTGATCGCTGACTTGCGTCGTGAGGGTCAATCGCTGCGGGCGATCGGGCGAGCGCTGAGCCGACCGGCCTCCACGGTCAAGCGGGAGATCGACGCCCATTCGGTCGAGGGCGTCTATCAGCCGCACCGGGCACAGCGGGCGTGGGCGAAGAGCCGTCCGAGGCCCAAGGCGTCCAAGCTCGCTACGGACGGTCCGCTGCGTGATTACGTCGCCCACAAGCTGCAGCAGCAGTGGTCACCTGAGCAGATCTGTCACGCTCTGGTCACCGAGTTCCCCGACGACGAGAGCATGCGCGTGAGTCCGGAGACGATCTACCAGGCGATCTACGTGCAGGCCCGTGGCGGACTGCGCCGTGAAGTCGCGGCAGCGCTGCGCACCGGGCGCACCCGCCGCAAGCCGCACCGCAGCCCGGACCAGCGAACGCGCCGGTTCGTCGACGAGATGGTGATGATCTCCGAGCGGCCGCCCGAGGTCGCAGACCGGGCGGTTCCCGGCCACTGGGAAGGCGACCTGATCGTCGGCACCCGCAACGAGAGCGCGATCGTCACCCTGGTCGAGCGCTCCACCCGCTATGTCATGCTCGGCCACCTGCCCGGCGGGCACACCGCCGAGGAAGTCCGTGACGTGCTGGTGCCCCTGATCCAGACCCTTCCCGAGCACCTGCGCGGCTCGCTGACCTGGGACCAGGGCTGCGAGATGGCCGCGCACAAGCAGTTCACCGTGTCCACCGGTGTTCCGGTCTACTTCTGCGACCCGCACTCACCCTGGCAGCGCGGATCGAACGAGAACACCAACGGCCTGCTACGGCAGTACTTCCCCAAGGGCACCGACCTGTCCGTGCACAGCCCCGAAGACCTCGAACACGTCGCTCAGCAACTCAACGGCCGCCCACGCAAAACGCTCGGCTGGAAAACTCCAGCCGAGCGTCTGCGTGATCTACTGACGACCACGTAA
- a CDS encoding NAD(P)-dependent malic enzyme, with product MAAEIVNPRSDSTTDSATDEPFDPAFALHRGGKMAVQATVPIRNKDDLSLAYTPGVAKVCSAIAENPELVHDYTWKSQVVAVVTDGTAVLGLGDIGPEASLPVMEGKAILFKQFGGVDAVPIALATTDADEIVETVVRLAPSFGGVNLEDISAPRCFEIERRLKERLDIPVFHDDQHGTAIVTLAALRNAAKLSGRGLGELRAVISGAGAAGVAIAKFLLEAGLGDVAVADRKGIVSRDRTDLTDVKRELAELTNRAGISGPLESAMAGADVFIGVSGGTVSEAAVASMAPGAFVFAMANPNPEVHPDIAHKYAAVVATGRSDYPNQINNVLAFPGIFAGALQVRASGITEGMKIAAANALADVVGDELAADYVIPSPFDERVAPAVTAAVAAAARAEGVARR from the coding sequence ATGGCAGCGGAGATCGTCAATCCTCGCAGCGACAGCACCACTGACAGCGCCACCGATGAGCCGTTCGATCCGGCCTTCGCGCTCCACCGCGGCGGGAAGATGGCCGTGCAGGCCACCGTCCCCATCCGGAACAAGGACGACCTGTCCCTCGCGTACACGCCCGGCGTCGCCAAGGTGTGCAGCGCCATCGCCGAGAATCCCGAGCTGGTCCACGACTACACCTGGAAGTCGCAGGTCGTCGCCGTCGTGACGGACGGTACCGCGGTTCTGGGCCTCGGTGACATCGGACCCGAGGCGTCCCTCCCGGTGATGGAGGGCAAGGCGATTCTGTTCAAGCAGTTCGGCGGCGTCGACGCGGTGCCGATCGCGCTCGCGACGACCGACGCGGACGAGATCGTCGAGACGGTCGTGCGGCTCGCGCCCTCCTTCGGCGGGGTGAACCTGGAGGACATCTCGGCGCCGCGCTGCTTCGAGATCGAGCGCAGGCTCAAGGAGCGGCTCGACATCCCGGTCTTCCACGACGACCAGCACGGCACCGCCATCGTGACGCTCGCGGCCCTGCGTAATGCCGCGAAGCTGTCCGGGCGGGGCCTCGGCGAACTGCGCGCCGTCATCTCCGGGGCCGGTGCGGCCGGGGTGGCCATCGCCAAATTCCTGCTGGAGGCGGGGCTCGGCGATGTCGCCGTGGCCGACCGCAAGGGCATTGTCAGCCGGGACCGCACGGACCTGACGGACGTCAAGCGCGAGCTGGCCGAGCTCACGAACCGGGCCGGGATCTCCGGTCCGCTGGAGAGCGCAATGGCCGGCGCGGACGTCTTCATCGGCGTTTCCGGCGGTACGGTGTCCGAGGCGGCCGTCGCGTCGATGGCACCCGGTGCGTTCGTCTTCGCCATGGCCAATCCGAACCCCGAGGTCCACCCCGACATCGCGCACAAGTACGCGGCCGTCGTGGCGACCGGGCGTTCCGACTACCCGAACCAGATCAACAACGTGCTGGCCTTCCCCGGCATCTTCGCGGGGGCGCTTCAGGTGCGGGCCTCCGGGATCACCGAGGGCATGAAGATCGCCGCGGCGAACGCGCTGGCGGATGTCGTGGGCGATGAGCTCGCGGCGGACTACGTGATTCCGTCGCCGTTCGACGAGCGGGTGGCGCCGGCGGTGACGGCCGCGGTGGCCGCGGCGGCGCGGGCGGAGGGCGTGGCCCGGCGCTGA
- the sodX gene encoding nickel-type superoxide dismutase maturation protease — MREVPELPELTQEQPGRGLGARVPFQVVEVTGPSMVPTLHHGDWLLVQYGAVVRPGDVVILRHPFQQDLLVVKRAAERRRDGWWVLADNSFAGGDSTDYGTVPEELVLARVRARYRPLKKDQRSVLGVVAWAVSALRPVTAARSVSRRLRAR, encoded by the coding sequence ATGCGGGAGGTGCCGGAGTTGCCTGAGCTGACGCAGGAGCAGCCAGGGCGAGGGCTGGGTGCGCGTGTGCCGTTCCAGGTGGTGGAGGTGACGGGGCCTTCGATGGTGCCCACGCTTCATCACGGGGACTGGCTGCTCGTGCAGTACGGGGCGGTGGTGCGTCCCGGGGACGTGGTGATTCTGCGGCATCCGTTCCAGCAGGATCTGCTGGTCGTCAAGCGGGCCGCCGAGCGCCGTCGGGACGGCTGGTGGGTGCTGGCCGACAACAGTTTCGCGGGTGGTGACAGCACGGATTACGGGACGGTGCCCGAGGAGCTCGTGCTGGCCAGGGTCCGGGCGCGCTACCGGCCGCTGAAGAAGGATCAGCGCTCGGTACTGGGAGTGGTGGCCTGGGCGGTCTCCGCGCTGCGGCCCGTGACGGCGGCGCGCTCCGTCTCCAGGCGCTTGCGGGCCCGGTAG
- a CDS encoding amino acid ABC transporter permease codes for MNDKIDKVPSGATSTPDRIPPAAIKAIPVRHFGRWISALVVVAALVALVYAFSQGNVRWATVPEKLFDSSILTGLRNTIYISVASMVVGLVLGVLFAVMRLSKNPVTSAVAWLYIWFFRGTPVYVQLLIWFNLALIFPIFDIGFYRDEMTDVMTPFLAALLGLGLNEGAYMAEIVRAGIQSVDEGQTEASHALGMTQTRTMRRVVLPQAMRVIIPPTGNEFINMLKTSSLVIAVQYQDLLRSAQDIASTSFAVMEMLFVASLWYLALTSVFSVGQYYLERRYARGSLRSLPPTPLQRLRANLNMFRRSEVAE; via the coding sequence GTGAACGACAAGATCGACAAGGTTCCGTCCGGGGCGACCTCCACCCCGGACCGGATCCCTCCCGCCGCCATCAAGGCGATCCCGGTACGTCATTTCGGGCGCTGGATCAGCGCACTGGTCGTGGTCGCCGCCCTCGTGGCACTCGTGTACGCCTTCTCGCAGGGCAATGTGCGCTGGGCGACCGTGCCGGAGAAGCTGTTCGACTCCAGCATCCTGACCGGTCTCCGGAACACGATCTACATCAGCGTGGCCTCCATGGTCGTGGGCCTGGTGCTCGGCGTGCTGTTCGCCGTGATGCGGCTGTCCAAGAACCCGGTGACCAGTGCGGTGGCCTGGCTGTACATCTGGTTCTTCCGCGGCACCCCGGTCTATGTGCAGCTGCTCATCTGGTTCAACCTCGCCCTGATCTTCCCGATCTTCGACATCGGGTTCTACCGGGACGAGATGACCGATGTCATGACCCCCTTCCTGGCCGCCCTGCTGGGTCTCGGCCTCAATGAGGGTGCGTACATGGCGGAGATCGTCCGGGCGGGCATTCAGTCCGTCGACGAGGGCCAGACCGAGGCGTCCCACGCGCTGGGCATGACCCAGACCAGGACCATGCGGCGCGTGGTGCTCCCGCAGGCGATGCGGGTGATCATCCCGCCCACGGGCAACGAGTTCATCAACATGCTCAAGACCTCGTCGCTGGTCATCGCGGTCCAGTACCAGGACCTGCTGCGCAGCGCACAGGACATCGCATCCACCTCGTTCGCGGTGATGGAGATGCTCTTCGTCGCCTCGCTCTGGTACCTGGCCCTGACCAGCGTGTTCAGCGTCGGCCAGTACTACCTGGAGCGCCGTTACGCCCGCGGGTCGCTGCGCTCCCTGCCGCCCACCCCGCTTCAGCGTCTGCGGGCCAACCTGAACATGTTCCGCCGTTCGGAGGTGGCCGAGTGA
- a CDS encoding MFS transporter: MRVQLGRSFGWLWSAYAVSTYGTWIAFGAFPLIAVRVLHSSAFAVSLLEAAGLAVAAIVAFSLGPWVGHRAKRPVMIAMDLIRFAAMASVPVSYVLGLLSYGQLLVVSVISGTASIAFAAASGAYLKYLVRSDHLLVANGRFEGTSWAATAAGPPLGGALIGLLGPVVTVMTDALSYLLSALGVLRIRGGDVATPRDRATGLRGADLLRGWRFILRDRVLRRLFLNSILVGGLIMATAPLLSVLLLGQYHFPAWQYGLAFGIPALGGFVGARLSARLVTRYGRHRVMIVSGRLRSLFPLGLTFVHPGIPGLLTVIVVEGLLITCMGIFNPIYATERLQRTPADHTAQILSTWSAISKLLQAALMVIWGILATLTSPLAAITMSGVLLLATPLLLPKRMHLSVPEPAASAEDRTVRV, translated from the coding sequence ATGCGCGTGCAGTTGGGGCGCAGTTTCGGCTGGCTGTGGTCGGCCTACGCCGTCAGTACATACGGTACGTGGATTGCCTTCGGCGCGTTCCCGCTGATCGCGGTTCGAGTGCTGCACTCGTCGGCATTCGCCGTGTCGCTCCTGGAGGCCGCCGGGCTTGCCGTCGCGGCGATTGTTGCGTTCTCGCTCGGGCCGTGGGTCGGGCACCGGGCCAAGCGTCCGGTGATGATCGCGATGGACCTGATCCGGTTCGCCGCGATGGCGAGTGTCCCGGTCTCGTACGTCCTCGGCTTGCTTTCGTACGGCCAACTGCTGGTCGTCTCGGTCATCTCCGGGACCGCGAGCATCGCCTTCGCTGCCGCGTCCGGCGCGTATCTGAAGTATCTCGTCCGTAGCGATCACCTCCTTGTGGCGAACGGGAGATTCGAGGGCACGAGCTGGGCGGCAACGGCGGCGGGCCCGCCCCTCGGTGGTGCACTCATAGGGTTGCTCGGCCCGGTCGTCACTGTCATGACCGACGCCCTCAGCTACCTGCTGTCCGCGCTCGGGGTCCTCCGCATCCGCGGAGGCGACGTCGCGACACCCCGCGACCGGGCCACCGGGCTCCGCGGAGCCGACCTTCTCCGCGGCTGGCGGTTCATCCTCCGCGACCGCGTGCTGAGGCGCCTGTTCCTCAACTCGATCCTGGTCGGCGGCCTGATCATGGCCACCGCCCCGCTCCTGTCCGTCCTCCTGCTGGGCCAGTACCACTTCCCGGCCTGGCAATACGGTCTCGCCTTCGGCATCCCGGCACTCGGCGGCTTCGTGGGCGCCCGCCTCTCCGCGCGCCTCGTGACCCGCTACGGCCGGCACCGGGTCATGATCGTCTCCGGCCGGCTGCGATCACTCTTCCCACTCGGTCTCACGTTCGTCCATCCCGGCATCCCCGGACTCCTCACGGTGATCGTCGTCGAGGGCCTGCTGATCACCTGCATGGGCATCTTCAATCCGATCTACGCAACAGAACGCCTGCAACGGACTCCCGCGGATCACACCGCACAAATCCTCAGTACGTGGAGCGCCATCAGCAAACTCCTGCAAGCTGCCCTGATGGTGATCTGGGGCATTCTCGCCACACTCACCAGCCCGCTCGCCGCGATCACCATGTCCGGCGTTCTCCTGCTCGCCACCCCGCTCCTGCTGCCCAAACGGATGCATTTGTCGGTTCCTGAGCCCGCCGCGTCAGCCGAAGACAGGACGGTTCGGGTCTGA